A window of Corallococcus macrosporus DSM 14697 contains these coding sequences:
- a CDS encoding energy transducer TonB — MKKDVQRQARPRPTPRVVPTPVPRPEPVAEVKPETPPEPEPVPAPEPTPEPQVAQAEPAVDSGAAVVGGVIGGVVGGVVGGTVGGIAGSTAIGGTGDALTLKQVMRPPTVIKQVTPKYPRLAKQRNIQGVVLVRVIVGTDGRVEPEHTKVMRSVPALDAAAMAAVNQWRFTPALGRTGRLARVMIDIPVNFSLR, encoded by the coding sequence GTGAAGAAGGACGTGCAGCGTCAGGCGCGGCCCCGGCCCACGCCGCGCGTGGTGCCCACGCCCGTTCCCCGGCCGGAGCCGGTGGCGGAGGTGAAGCCGGAGACGCCCCCCGAGCCGGAGCCCGTCCCCGCGCCGGAGCCCACGCCCGAGCCCCAGGTGGCGCAGGCGGAGCCGGCGGTGGACAGCGGCGCCGCCGTGGTGGGGGGCGTCATTGGTGGCGTGGTGGGCGGAGTCGTTGGTGGCACGGTCGGCGGAATCGCCGGCTCGACGGCCATTGGCGGCACGGGCGACGCGTTGACGCTGAAGCAGGTGATGCGGCCCCCCACGGTCATCAAGCAGGTCACGCCGAAGTACCCCCGGCTGGCGAAGCAGCGGAACATCCAGGGGGTGGTGCTGGTCCGCGTCATCGTCGGGACGGACGGCCGGGTGGAGCCGGAGCACACGAAGGTGATGCGCTCGGTGCCCGCGCTGGACGCCGCGGCCATGGCCGCCGTCAATCAGTGGCGCTTCACGCCCGCGCTGGGCCGCACGGGGCGGCTGGCGCGCGTGATGATCGACATCCCGGTGAACTTCTCGCTGCGGTGA
- a CDS encoding NUDIX hydrolase, with product MPYTPIIGTLGYVMSPDGQRVLLIHRNARPDDAHYGKYNGLGGKLDRDEDVAACMRREIREEAGIECTQMVLRGTLSWPGFGKHGEDWLGFVFRIDRFEGTPLERNPEGSLSWVPVADLQRLNLWDGDRHFLPLVFDADPRPFHGVMPYAGGRAVSWSYSRL from the coding sequence ATGCCGTACACACCCATCATCGGCACGCTGGGCTACGTGATGTCGCCCGACGGGCAGCGCGTGCTGCTCATCCACCGCAACGCCCGCCCGGATGACGCCCACTACGGCAAGTACAACGGCCTGGGCGGGAAGCTGGACCGCGACGAGGACGTGGCCGCCTGCATGCGCCGGGAGATTCGCGAGGAGGCGGGCATCGAGTGCACGCAGATGGTGCTCCGGGGCACCCTCTCCTGGCCGGGCTTCGGCAAGCACGGCGAGGACTGGCTGGGCTTCGTGTTCCGCATTGACCGCTTCGAGGGCACGCCGCTGGAGCGCAACCCGGAGGGTTCCCTGTCCTGGGTGCCGGTGGCGGACCTCCAGCGCCTCAACCTGTGGGACGGGGACCGGCACTTCCTGCCGCTGGTGTTCGACGCGGACCCCCGGCCGTTTCACGGCGTCATGCCCTACGCGGGCGGGCGTGCCGTGAGCTGGTCCTACAGCCGCCTCTAA
- the gltB gene encoding glutamate synthase large subunit: protein MSAFRPGRYGLYEPDTEHDACGVGFVAHLRGERSRGIVEDALELLNRLSHRAAAGRDPRTGDGAGILVQLPHRFFERISPKLPFSLPPRRHYGVGQVFLPPEPAARAACEAAFEEIVVQEGQRVLGWRDVPVEPEHLGPVAREAAPVIRQLFVARRRMVPSAFERKLYRIRKLTEKLVQARGVDPTGLFHVASLSSETLVYKGLVLPVDLPRFYADLREPDFVSALGLVHSRFSTNTFPTWELAQPFRFIAHNGEINTLRGNRNWMTARRGLLQTARLGGSLEALQPIIVPGKSDSAQFDNMVELLYLGGRPLPHALMMMIPEAWEGDAQMADERRAFYEYSSALLEPWDGPAAIAFTDGQLIGATLDRNGLRPARYLVTEDDRIILASEMGVIDVPPAQVRRKGRLTPGRMLLVDTTEGRILEDADVKRDITTRWPYRRWLQRNVYPFDNLPAVAAPLRLRGEELWRAQRAFGYTAEDVRSVLTPMAETGKEPVGSMGTDTPLAVLSDQAPSLFSYFHQLFAQVTNPPIDPLRESLVMTLATALGPESNTFEETPEQCHRLSLPGPILTNGQLARLAAINDEGLFETRRLSLLYALDGGEGALEAAVEKLCSEAVDAVDAGASILLLSDRGVDAAHAAIPALLAMSAVHQRLVRDGIRMYAGLLLETAEAREVHHFACLFAYGAAAVNPYLALDTLRALADASELAVDEEKAQERFIHAVEEGLLKVMSKMGISTLQSYRGAQLFEAVGLQRALVEKHFTGTASRVEGVGLPELGREVRERHARGFGPEADVEAGMLPVGGQYRWRRLGERHKWNPATIARLQAAVRANDAATFAEYSRLADDETREHCNLRGLLEISHEGRAPVPLDEVEPALALARRFVTGAMSFGSISAEAHETLAIAMNRLGGRSNSGEGGEESRRYTRDENGDLRRSAIKQVASARFGVTTEYLVNADELQIKVAQGAKPGEGGQLPGHKVDERIARARWSTPGVTLISPPPHHDIYSIEDLAQLIYDLQSVNPAARVSVKLVSEVGVGTIAAGVAKAGASCVVISGYEGGTGASPLSSIQHAGLPWELGLAETQQVLVHNGLRSRIRVQADGGMRTARDVLVAALLGAEEFGMATASLVSVGCIMLRKCHLNTCSAGIATQDPALRERFQGKPEDVVNFFLLIAEDLRQRMAALGARTLEELVGRVDLLRQRPAVDHWKAKRVDLSALLAAPAAPDSEPRHCLQPRIKDVSDHLDHALLRDARAVLDGGPPMLLNVPVANSHRAVGALLSGEIARRHGGQGLPDGRLHVRMQGSAGQSFGAFLVKGVTLELEGDANDYVGKGLSGGRIIVYPPQASRFTPEENVLVGNTALYGATAGEVYLRGLAGERFAVRNSGAQAVVEGVGDHGCEYMTGGAVVVLGPTGRNFAAGMSGGIAYVLDREQSFRRRCNLEMVELESLVDESEIWLVHGMVERHLHHTGSALARRVLDNWELMVPRFVKVMPTDYKRVLQARRAARRPPGSASTTLPQTAAGRA from the coding sequence ATGTCGGCATTTCGCCCCGGTCGGTACGGCCTGTATGAGCCGGACACCGAACATGACGCGTGCGGCGTGGGCTTCGTCGCCCACTTGAGGGGTGAACGCTCGCGAGGCATCGTCGAGGACGCCCTGGAGCTCCTCAACCGCCTCAGCCACCGGGCGGCGGCTGGCAGGGACCCCCGAACGGGGGACGGCGCCGGCATCCTGGTCCAGCTCCCCCACCGCTTCTTCGAGCGCATCTCCCCGAAGCTGCCCTTCTCCCTCCCGCCGCGCCGGCACTACGGCGTGGGCCAGGTCTTCCTCCCGCCCGAGCCCGCGGCCCGGGCCGCCTGTGAGGCCGCCTTCGAGGAGATTGTCGTACAAGAGGGCCAGCGCGTGCTCGGCTGGCGCGACGTGCCGGTGGAGCCGGAGCACCTGGGCCCCGTGGCCCGCGAGGCCGCGCCCGTCATCCGGCAGCTCTTCGTGGCGCGCCGCCGCATGGTCCCCAGCGCCTTCGAGCGCAAGCTGTACCGCATCCGCAAGCTGACGGAGAAGCTCGTCCAGGCGCGCGGCGTGGACCCCACGGGCCTCTTCCACGTGGCGTCGCTGTCGTCGGAGACGCTGGTCTACAAGGGCCTGGTGCTGCCGGTGGACCTGCCGCGCTTCTACGCCGACCTGCGGGAGCCGGACTTCGTGAGCGCGCTGGGCCTGGTCCACTCGCGCTTCTCCACCAACACCTTCCCCACGTGGGAGCTGGCGCAGCCGTTCCGCTTCATCGCGCACAACGGTGAAATCAACACCCTGCGCGGCAACCGGAACTGGATGACCGCGCGGCGCGGCCTGCTCCAGACGGCGCGCCTGGGCGGCAGCCTGGAGGCGCTCCAGCCCATCATCGTCCCGGGCAAGAGCGACTCGGCGCAGTTCGACAACATGGTGGAGCTGCTCTACCTGGGCGGCCGCCCCCTCCCCCACGCCCTGATGATGATGATTCCGGAGGCGTGGGAGGGCGACGCGCAGATGGCGGACGAGCGGCGCGCCTTCTACGAGTACTCCTCCGCGCTGCTGGAGCCCTGGGACGGCCCCGCGGCCATCGCCTTCACCGACGGGCAGCTCATCGGCGCCACGTTGGACCGCAACGGCCTGCGGCCCGCGCGCTACCTCGTCACGGAGGATGACCGCATCATCCTGGCCTCGGAGATGGGCGTCATCGACGTGCCGCCCGCGCAGGTGCGCCGCAAGGGCCGCCTGACGCCGGGCCGCATGCTGCTGGTGGACACCACCGAGGGCCGCATCCTGGAGGACGCGGACGTCAAGCGCGACATCACCACGCGCTGGCCCTACCGCCGCTGGCTCCAGCGCAACGTCTACCCCTTCGACAACCTCCCCGCCGTCGCCGCCCCGCTCCGCCTGCGCGGCGAGGAGCTGTGGCGGGCCCAGCGCGCCTTCGGCTACACGGCCGAGGACGTGCGCTCGGTGCTCACGCCCATGGCGGAGACGGGCAAGGAGCCGGTGGGCTCCATGGGCACGGACACGCCGCTGGCGGTGCTCAGCGACCAGGCCCCCAGCCTCTTCTCCTACTTCCACCAGCTCTTCGCGCAGGTCACCAACCCGCCCATCGACCCGCTGCGCGAGTCGCTGGTGATGACGCTGGCCACCGCGCTGGGCCCGGAGAGCAACACCTTCGAGGAGACGCCGGAGCAGTGCCACCGGCTGTCGCTCCCCGGCCCCATCCTCACCAACGGCCAGCTCGCGCGGCTGGCGGCCATCAACGACGAGGGCCTCTTCGAGACGCGCCGCCTGTCGCTCCTCTACGCCCTGGACGGCGGCGAGGGCGCGCTGGAGGCGGCGGTGGAGAAGCTGTGCAGCGAGGCCGTGGACGCGGTGGACGCGGGCGCCAGCATCCTGCTGCTCAGCGACCGAGGCGTGGACGCGGCGCACGCGGCCATCCCCGCGCTGCTGGCCATGTCCGCGGTGCACCAGCGGCTGGTGCGGGACGGCATCCGCATGTACGCCGGCCTGCTGCTGGAGACGGCGGAGGCGCGCGAGGTGCACCACTTCGCCTGCCTGTTCGCCTACGGCGCGGCGGCGGTGAACCCGTACCTGGCGCTGGACACGCTGCGGGCCCTGGCGGACGCCAGCGAGCTCGCCGTGGACGAGGAGAAGGCGCAGGAGCGCTTCATCCACGCCGTGGAGGAGGGCCTGCTCAAGGTGATGTCCAAGATGGGCATCTCCACGCTCCAGTCCTACCGCGGCGCGCAGCTCTTCGAGGCAGTGGGGCTCCAGCGCGCGCTGGTGGAGAAGCACTTCACCGGCACGGCGTCGCGCGTGGAGGGCGTGGGCCTGCCGGAGCTGGGGCGCGAGGTGCGGGAGCGCCACGCCCGCGGCTTCGGCCCGGAGGCGGACGTGGAGGCCGGCATGCTGCCGGTGGGCGGCCAGTACCGCTGGCGCCGGCTGGGCGAGCGGCACAAGTGGAACCCGGCCACCATCGCCCGGCTCCAGGCGGCGGTGCGCGCCAATGACGCCGCCACCTTCGCGGAGTACTCGCGGCTGGCGGACGACGAGACGCGCGAGCACTGCAACCTGCGCGGGCTGCTGGAGATCTCGCACGAGGGCCGCGCGCCGGTGCCGCTGGACGAGGTGGAGCCGGCGCTCGCCCTTGCCCGGCGCTTCGTCACCGGCGCCATGTCCTTCGGCTCCATCAGCGCGGAGGCGCACGAGACGCTGGCCATCGCCATGAACCGGCTGGGCGGGCGCTCCAACAGCGGCGAGGGCGGCGAGGAGTCGCGCCGCTACACCCGCGACGAGAATGGCGACCTGCGCCGCAGCGCCATCAAGCAGGTGGCCAGCGCGCGCTTCGGCGTCACCACGGAGTACCTGGTCAACGCGGACGAGCTCCAAATCAAGGTGGCCCAGGGCGCCAAGCCCGGCGAGGGCGGCCAGCTCCCCGGCCACAAGGTGGACGAGCGCATCGCCCGCGCGCGCTGGTCCACGCCGGGCGTGACGCTCATCTCCCCGCCGCCGCACCACGACATCTACTCCATCGAGGACCTGGCGCAGCTCATCTACGACCTCCAGTCGGTGAACCCGGCCGCGCGCGTCAGCGTGAAGCTGGTGAGCGAGGTGGGCGTGGGCACCATCGCCGCGGGCGTGGCCAAGGCCGGCGCGAGCTGCGTGGTCATCTCCGGCTACGAGGGCGGCACGGGCGCCTCGCCGCTGTCCAGCATCCAGCACGCGGGCCTGCCCTGGGAGCTGGGCCTGGCGGAGACGCAGCAGGTGCTGGTGCACAACGGCCTGCGCTCGCGCATCCGCGTGCAGGCGGACGGCGGCATGCGCACCGCGCGCGACGTGCTGGTGGCCGCGCTGCTGGGCGCCGAGGAGTTCGGCATGGCCACCGCCAGCCTCGTCTCCGTGGGCTGCATCATGCTGCGCAAGTGCCACCTCAACACCTGCTCGGCGGGCATCGCCACGCAGGACCCGGCCCTTCGCGAGCGCTTCCAGGGCAAGCCCGAGGACGTGGTGAACTTCTTCCTCCTCATCGCCGAGGACCTGCGTCAGCGCATGGCCGCGCTCGGCGCCCGCACCCTGGAGGAGCTGGTGGGCCGCGTGGACCTGCTGCGGCAGCGCCCCGCCGTGGACCACTGGAAGGCGAAGCGCGTGGACCTGTCCGCCCTGCTGGCCGCGCCGGCCGCGCCGGACAGCGAGCCGCGCCACTGCCTCCAGCCGCGCATCAAGGACGTGTCCGACCACCTGGACCACGCGCTGCTGCGCGACGCCCGCGCGGTGCTGGACGGCGGACCGCCCATGCTGCTCAACGTGCCGGTGGCCAACTCGCACCGCGCCGTGGGCGCCCTGCTGTCGGGGGAGATTGCCCGCCGCCACGGGGGCCAGGGGCTGCCGGACGGACGGCTCCATGTCCGGATGCAGGGCTCCGCGGGCCAGAGCTTCGGCGCCTTCCTGGTGAAGGGCGTGACGCTGGAGCTGGAGGGCGACGCCAACGACTACGTGGGCAAGGGCCTGTCCGGGGGGCGCATCATCGTCTACCCACCGCAGGCCAGCCGCTTCACGCCCGAGGAGAACGTGCTGGTGGGCAACACCGCGCTCTACGGCGCCACGGCCGGCGAGGTGTACCTGCGGGGCCTCGCGGGCGAGCGCTTCGCGGTGCGCAACAGCGGCGCCCAGGCCGTGGTGGAGGGCGTGGGCGACCACGGCTGTGAATACATGACGGGTGGCGCGGTGGTCGTCCTGGGCCCCACGGGACGCAACTTCGCGGCCGGCATGAGCGGCGGCATCGCCTACGTGCTGGACCGGGAGCAGTCCTTCCGGCGGCGCTGCAACCTGGAGATGGTGGAGCTGGAGTCCCTGGTGGACGAGTCCGAAATCTGGCTCGTGCACGGCATGGTGGAGCGGCACCTGCACCACACCGGCAGCGCGCTGGCGCGCCGGGTGCTGGACAACTGGGAGCTGATGGTGCCGCGCTTCGTGAAGGTGATGCCCACCGACTACAAGCGGGTCCTCCAGGCGCGCCGCGCGGCGCGAAGGCCGCCAGGGTCCGCATCCACGACGCTGCCGCAGACCGCGGCGGGGAGGGCCTGA
- a CDS encoding glutamate synthase subunit beta: MGKPTGFIEWERVHADKRDKAERLNDWREFALPLSADEARRQAGRCMDCGVPFCHQGCPLGNLIPDFNEAVYRGRWREAYDLLSRTNGFPEMTGRLCPAPCEAACVLAIDQHPVTIEQMEKEIAERAFKEGWVKPRPPARRTGKTVGVVGSGPAGLAAAAQLNAAGHTVTVYERDARPGGLLRYGIPDFKLEKAVVDRRVALMEAEGITFVTGADVGGAVSFQELRAKHDALVLALGARRPRELEVPGRELSGVVQAMAYLEHQNRRVSGHGEKDPRLDAAGRHVVVLGGGDTGSDCLGTALRQGAASVRQVELLPAPPAVRAEGNPWPRWPVIFRTSTSQEEGGDRHFALMTKRLTGSDGRLEALHAVEVELQREPGALPRIVERPGSEVTFPADLLVLAMGFTGPETANLSEALGVKLSPRGTVQVDARFATSADGVFCAGDASRGASLIVWALSDGREAAKACDAYLTGGRSALPTRGADCAF, translated from the coding sequence ATGGGCAAGCCGACCGGATTCATCGAGTGGGAGCGGGTCCACGCGGACAAGCGCGACAAGGCGGAGCGGCTCAACGACTGGCGCGAGTTCGCGCTGCCGCTGTCCGCCGACGAGGCCCGGCGGCAGGCCGGCCGCTGCATGGACTGCGGCGTCCCCTTCTGCCACCAGGGCTGCCCCCTGGGGAACCTCATCCCCGACTTCAATGAGGCCGTCTACCGGGGGCGCTGGCGCGAGGCGTATGACCTGCTCAGCCGCACCAACGGCTTCCCGGAGATGACGGGGCGCCTGTGCCCGGCGCCGTGCGAGGCCGCGTGCGTGCTGGCCATCGACCAGCACCCCGTCACCATCGAGCAGATGGAGAAGGAGATCGCCGAGCGGGCCTTCAAGGAGGGCTGGGTGAAGCCCCGGCCTCCGGCGCGCCGCACCGGCAAGACGGTGGGCGTGGTGGGCTCTGGCCCCGCGGGCCTGGCGGCGGCGGCGCAGCTCAACGCCGCGGGCCACACCGTCACCGTGTACGAGCGGGACGCCCGGCCCGGCGGCCTGCTGCGCTACGGCATCCCCGACTTCAAGCTGGAGAAGGCGGTGGTGGACCGGCGCGTGGCGCTGATGGAGGCGGAGGGCATCACCTTCGTCACCGGCGCGGACGTGGGGGGCGCCGTGAGCTTCCAGGAGCTGCGCGCGAAGCATGACGCCCTGGTGCTGGCCCTGGGCGCGCGCCGGCCGCGCGAGCTGGAAGTCCCCGGGCGCGAGCTGTCCGGCGTGGTCCAGGCCATGGCGTACCTGGAGCATCAGAACCGGCGCGTCTCCGGGCACGGTGAGAAGGACCCGCGCCTGGACGCGGCCGGACGGCACGTGGTGGTGCTGGGCGGCGGCGACACCGGCTCGGACTGCCTGGGCACCGCGCTGCGGCAGGGCGCGGCCAGCGTGCGGCAGGTGGAGCTGCTCCCGGCGCCGCCCGCGGTGCGCGCGGAGGGCAACCCCTGGCCCAGGTGGCCCGTCATCTTCCGCACCTCCACCAGTCAAGAGGAAGGTGGCGATCGCCACTTCGCGCTGATGACGAAGCGGCTGACGGGGAGCGACGGACGTCTTGAGGCGCTGCACGCCGTGGAGGTCGAGCTCCAGCGTGAGCCGGGCGCCCTGCCCCGCATCGTCGAGCGCCCCGGCAGCGAGGTGACGTTCCCGGCGGACCTGCTGGTGCTGGCCATGGGCTTCACCGGCCCGGAGACGGCGAACCTGTCCGAGGCGCTGGGCGTGAAGCTGTCGCCCCGCGGCACGGTGCAGGTGGACGCGCGCTTCGCCACCTCGGCGGACGGCGTGTTCTGCGCGGGGGACGCGAGCAGGGGCGCCAGCCTCATCGTCTGGGCGCTGTCCGACGGCCGCGAGGCCGCCAAGGCGTGCGACGCGTACCTCACCGGGGGCCGCTCGGCCCTGCCCACCCGGGGCGCGGACTGCGCCTTCTAG